In Zingiber officinale cultivar Zhangliang chromosome 8B, Zo_v1.1, whole genome shotgun sequence, a single genomic region encodes these proteins:
- the LOC122017706 gene encoding protein IQ-domain 26-like translates to MGRATRWLWNLVGGSKVKKKEQDHCSSYGGEEPAEKKRWSFWKSRESGATEVSLGGNAATAAAIEAAWFKSFHSVSERKQSKHSIAVAEAATAVATEAAAVAVQAAAVAMRLSVRQRGSGVERRAAVKIQSAFRGYLARKARRALKSLVKLQALIRGYLVRKQAASALRRMQSLLRAQATVRAHRARNLLFGDETFRLIEVRPRRSFERCPDTRSEQLHAVQSQIRYFERSSPKIIEIDTCRPKTRAPSSPIPTPISFPDRRHFPENDDWWIADGVKCRALATSRCVRGSSRSGAATPARSLSGACSPNYMADTHSFKAKSRSSSLSSQTKHSADARRRQPLDELNGGRLQFLAQDALNSKRASEREVYLRRVW, encoded by the exons ATGGGGCGGGCGACGCGGTGGCTGTGGAATCTCGTGGGGGGCAGCAAAGTGAAGAAGAAAGAGCAGGATCACTGCTCCAGTTACGGTGGAGAGGAGCCGGCGGAGAAGAAAAGGTGGAGCTTTTGGAAGTCTCGTGAGTCCGGCGCCACCGAGGTGTCGCTGGGAGGTAACGCGGCCACCGCCGCTGCGATCGAAGCGGCCTGGTTCAAGTCGTTCCACTCAGTCAGCGAAAGGAAGCAGAGCAAGCACTCCATTGCCGTCGCAGAAGCTGCTACCGCCGTGGCTACGGAGGCTGCGGCGGTGGCAGTGCAGGCTGCCGCCGTGGCGATGCGTCTCTCCGTCCGGCAGAGAGGAAGCGGCGTGGAGCGGCGGGCGGCCGTGAAAATCCAATCGGCGTTCAGAGGCTACTTG GCAAGGAAAGCACGCCGCGCTTTGAAATCGTTGGTGAAACTGCAAGCTCTCATCAGAGGCTATCTCGTCCGTAAGCAAGCAGCTTCAGCTCTTCGCAGAATGCAATCTCTCCTCCGAGCTCAGGCCACCGTGCGAGCTCACAGAGCTCGCAACCTTCTCTTTGGAGACGAAACCTTTCGACTAATTGAAGTCCGTCCTCGGAGATCCTTC GAAAGGTGCCCCGATACCAGAAGCGAGCAGTTGCATGCAGTCCAAAGCCAGATCAGGTATTTTGAGAGATCAAGCCCTAAGATCATAGAGATCGACACGTGCCGGCCAAAGACTCGAGCTCCTTCCTCACCCATTCCTACCCCAATCTCTTTTCCCGACCGTCGCCACTTCCCGGAGAACGACGATTGGTGGATAGCCGACGGCGTGAAGTGCAGGGCGCTGGCGACGTCTAGGTGTGTTAGGGGTTCATCCCGGAGTGGGGCAGCAACGCCGGCGAGGAGCCTGAGCGGAGCGTGCTCGCCCAATTACATGGCCGACACGCACTCCTTCAAGGCCAAATCGAGGTCGTCGTCGTTGTCTTCTCAGACCAAACACTCTGCGGATGCAAGGCGGCGGCAGCCACTCGATGAGTTAAATGGAGGTAGATTGCAGTTTCTAGCTCAGGATGCTTTGAACTCCAAGCGAGCATCGGAGAGGGAAGTTTACTTGCGGAGAGTGTGGTAA